The region GGCGTCGAGCTTGTTGTATTCGGACTGTTCCGCTTCCACGCAGATGGCGGCCATCATTTCCACCGTCTCGATCGGGTACTTGCCCGAGGCCGTTTCGGCCGACGTCATGACGGCGTCCGTGCCGTCGAGCACGGCATTGGCCACGTCGGACACTTCCGCGCGGGTTGGCACGGCATTGACGATCATCGATTCCATCATCTGCGTGGCCGTGATCGCCAGCTTGTTCGATGCGCGCGCCATCTTGATCATGCGTTTCTGCAAGGCTGGCACGGCCGCATTGCCCACCTCGACGGCCAGGTCGCCACGGGCCACCATGATGCCGTCGGAAGCGTCGAGAATTTCCTGCAGGGCAGGAATGGCTTCCGCGCGCTCGATCTTGGCGATCATCATCGGCTTGTGGTGGTAAGGCTCGCCGGCGATATTGGCCAGCTGACGCGCCATTTCCATGTCGGTCGCGCATTTCGGGAAGGAAATGGCCAGATAGTCGGCCTGGAAACTCATGGCCGTCTTGATATCTTCCATATCCTTGGCCGTCAGCGCGGGCGCGGACAGGCCGCCGCCCTGGCGGTTGATGCCCTTGTTGTTCGACAACTCGCCGCCGATCTTGACGGTGGTGTGAATTTCGCTGCCGTGGATGCGCTCGACGATCAGCACGATCAGGCCGTCGTTCAGCAGCAGCACATCGCCCTTGTGCAAGTCGCGCGGCAAGGCCTTGTAGTCGAGGCCGACACGCTCCTGGTTGCCCAGTTCGCCATTCTCGCCCCACTTGGCGTCGAGGATGAAGCGCTCGCCCGCCTCCAGCTGGATACGGGTGTTTTCAAACTTGCCGACGCGAATCTTCGGCCCTTGCATGTCGGCCATGATGGCCACTTCGCGGCCGCACTCGGCCGCCGCCAGGCGCACCAGCGCCGCGCGGTCGATATGGTCTTGCGCCTTGCCGTGGGAAAAATTCAAGCGCACCACGTCGACGCCCGCGCGTATCATTTTCACCAGGATATCGAAGTCGGTGGAAGCGGGGCCGATTGTTGCTACGATTTTTGTACCGCGTGGCATAGGAGTCCTTGTGCGCGAGCGAAGGTGAGCAAGACCTGGCGGCTATGCCGCCCGGCAAGGTAAAAGCGCAGCGATCAGGCTGCGCTTGGTACTGAACGGCTAACGGCAGCGCCTCAAGCGGCGCGCTGCATGAGGATCTCGACGGCTGGCAAAGTCTTGCCTTCCAGGAACTCCAGGAAAGCGCCGCCGCCGGTCGAGATATAGCTGATTTTATCGGTAATGTCGTATTTGGCAATCGCCGCCAGGGTGTCGCCACCGCCGGCAATCGAGAAAGCTTTCGACTCGGCAATGGCCAGGGCCAGAGTCTTGGTGCCGTTGCCGAACTGGTCGAATTCGAACACGCCGACCGGGCCGTTCCACACGATGGTGCCGGCCGCGGCGATTTGCTGCGCCAGCAGGGCCGCCGTTTTCGGGCCGATATCGAGGATCATGTCGTCGTCCGCCACGTCGGCCACGTCCTTGACGGTGGCAACGGCCGTAGGCGAGAATTCCTTGGCGCACACGACATCGACAGGAATCGGCACTTGCGCGCCGCGCTTGGCCATGATCTCGATGATGGCCTTGGCTTCCTCGACGAGTTCCGCTTCCACCAGCGACTTGCCGACATTCAAGCCGACGGCTTTCATGAAGGTGTTGGCGATGCCGCCGCCGACGATCAGGTTATCGACCTTGTCGGACAGGGCTTTCAAAATGGTCAGCTTGCTCGATACTTTCGAACCAGCAACGATGGCCAGCAATGGGCGGGCTGGGGCGTGCAAGGCTTTCCCCAGTGCATCGAGTTCGGCGGCCAGCAGCGGACCGGCGCAGGCGACGGGGGCGAACTTGGCGATGCCGTGCGTGGACGCTTCCGCGCGGTGGGCCGTGCCGAACGCGTCATTGACGTAGATATCGCACAGCTTGGCCATTTTCTGCGCCAGCTCATCGCTGTTTTTCTTTTCGCCCTTGTTGACGCGCACGTTTTCCAGCAGGACGACCTGGCCGGCAGCCAGCGATTCCAGGCCGGCGCCATCGACCCAATTTTGTTTCAGTGCAACTTCCTGGCCCAGCAGCTCGGACAGGCGGGCGGCCACGGGCGCCAGGCTGTCGGCAGGCTTGAACTCGCCTTCCGTCGGACGGCCCAGGTGCGACGTCACCATAACAAAGGCGCCAGCGTCGAGGGCGGCGCGGATGGCCGGCACCGAGGCGCGGATGCGCGTATCTTCGGTGATCTTGCCACTGTCATCTTGCGGGACATTCAGGTCGGCGCGGATAAACACGCGCTTGCCTTGCAGTGCATTTTGGGCGATCAAATCTTGCAGACGGATGAAGTTGAGAACAGCTGACATGGCGATCCAGATGACGAGTGGAAGGAAGTGCGCTATTTTACCGCAATGACCAGAGCAAATCCCCGATTTGTCCTGCTTTACTAAAAAACGTGCAACAGTCGCAAGCCCGTGAAAACCAGCATGCCGAAGACGATGGTTTGCAGCATATTGCGGCGGATCACGAAAAAGAGCGTGGCGGCAATCCCCGACAAGAGTTTCAAATTCGACAATTCCAAGTGTACTTGCTGCCCCTCCATCAGCAGGTCGGGCGCGATGATGGCCGCCAGCGCGCAGGCCGGCGCATAGCGCAGCATCTCGCCCACGCGGCGCGGAATGGTGATGTGGTGGCCGATCAGCCAAAAGGTGCTGCGCGTGGCGGCCGTGGCCACCACCAGCACAGCGATGGCGATCCACACGTCGCTCCCGCCCAGGTCGATGCCGTCAAACATGGCGTTTTGTCCATTTCTCGGTCAATTCTTCCACGGCCATGGCGCTGACCATGCCCACCACGACGGCCACCAGCAAGCCCAGCTTGTACGGCAGGCTGAAGGCCAGCACGGCCACCGCGCCCGCCACCAGCACGCCGCACAGGGCGGCGCGGCTGAGAATCAGCGGCACCGTCACGCACAGGATCGCCAGGGTGCCCGCAAAACCCAGCCCCCATTCGGCCGGCACGACGGCGCCCAGCACGATGCCGATGAAGGAACCGATTTGCCAGGCCAGCCAGTTGGGGTAAATCAAGCCTTTCAGGAAGGGCAGCTTGGCCGGGTCCGGTGTTTCATGGGGATAGCGCTGCAGGAACAGGCCCACCGTGATGTCGCCCGCCACATAGCCGAGCGCAAAGCGCTGGCGCCACGGCAAATGGGAAAAATGCGGGGCCAGCAGCACGGAAAAGATGACAAAACGCAAATTGACGACGAGGGCCGTGGCGAAGATCACCCACACGGGCGCCTGCGCGGCCAGCAGGGGTAAAGATGCGAGCTGGGCCGAGCCGGCGAAGACAAACAGGGTCATGGCCCCCGCCTGCGCGACAGTCAGGCCGCTTTTCACCATGGCCACGCCCACCACCATACCCCAGGCGGCGATGCCCAGCAGGGTGGGCGCACCCAGGTTCAGGCCGGCGCGCCAGGCGTCTTTCAGCAGGGCGTCGTCCTTGGCGGCCGGGACGGCGTTCACGCGGCGCTCCGGCCGAGGTAGTGTGGTAACTGCACAACAATGGTGCGCGGGGCGCATGGGCGCAACGGTAATACCGGCAAGGCAAATCCAGTCAGTGTGGCGCTGCAGCTGCCATATTTCCGCAAAAACCCGCGCTGCAGCCGAAGATGATCAAGGCGACATTTTAGCCATGATTTTTGCTGTCTGCCTGAATCCGTTAAAATCGTGCTTTTGGCAGCAGCCGACTTCCTTCCATACAGCCTCACGGAGCATGACAAGATGACAAAAACCACCCAGCCAGCGGTCGAACTCGACAGTAAAGACTTGCCAGCCCACTGCCCTAACCCGGCCATGCCATTGTGGTCGTCGCATCCGCGTGTGTTCCTGGAATTCAACAAGGACGGTATCGCCAAGTGCCCTTACTGCGGCACGGCCTACACCCTGAAGGAAGGCGCCAGCGCCGGCCACCATTAAACTGCCCAGCGGCGCGCCCCCAGCGCGCCGTTTTCATTTGCACACTTAGCTGTACCGATCAAGCCGGAGTCGTCATGAAACGTCTGAAAGAACTCAATGGCAGCGCCGCCGAAGTCGAAGCGGCGTTCTACGATGCCTTGCACCGCGCCGACCTCGAAGCGCTGATGGCGCTATGGGCCGACGATGAAGAGATCGTCTGCATCCACCCGGGCGGCGCGCGCCTGATCGGCCACGCCGCCATCCGCGCCTCGTGGGAAACCATCCTGGCCGGCGGCGGTCTGCATATCGTGCCGGCGCAGCTGCATGAAACGCACAATCTGATGAGCTCGGTGCACACGGTCATCGAAGGCGTG is a window of Janthinobacterium rivuli DNA encoding:
- a CDS encoding AzlC family ABC transporter permease; its protein translation is MNAVPAAKDDALLKDAWRAGLNLGAPTLLGIAAWGMVVGVAMVKSGLTVAQAGAMTLFVFAGSAQLASLPLLAAQAPVWVIFATALVVNLRFVIFSVLLAPHFSHLPWRQRFALGYVAGDITVGLFLQRYPHETPDPAKLPFLKGLIYPNWLAWQIGSFIGIVLGAVVPAEWGLGFAGTLAILCVTVPLILSRAALCGVLVAGAVAVLAFSLPYKLGLLVAVVVGMVSAMAVEELTEKWTKRHV
- the pyk gene encoding pyruvate kinase, with the translated sequence MPRGTKIVATIGPASTDFDILVKMIRAGVDVVRLNFSHGKAQDHIDRAALVRLAAAECGREVAIMADMQGPKIRVGKFENTRIQLEAGERFILDAKWGENGELGNQERVGLDYKALPRDLHKGDVLLLNDGLIVLIVERIHGSEIHTTVKIGGELSNNKGINRQGGGLSAPALTAKDMEDIKTAMSFQADYLAISFPKCATDMEMARQLANIAGEPYHHKPMMIAKIERAEAIPALQEILDASDGIMVARGDLAVEVGNAAVPALQKRMIKMARASNKLAITATQMMESMIVNAVPTRAEVSDVANAVLDGTDAVMTSAETASGKYPIETVEMMAAICVEAEQSEYNKLDADFLNVTFTRIDQSIAYGALFTAHHLRVKAIVALTESGSTALWMSRHSIDTPIYALTPSVTTLRKAALYRNVRAYHLMQNAPSAQVLKQAEDLLVEQGIVRKGDMIVVTWGEPMGQVGGTNALKIVKVGDLEAVLI
- a CDS encoding phosphoglycerate kinase; protein product: MSAVLNFIRLQDLIAQNALQGKRVFIRADLNVPQDDSGKITEDTRIRASVPAIRAALDAGAFVMVTSHLGRPTEGEFKPADSLAPVAARLSELLGQEVALKQNWVDGAGLESLAAGQVVLLENVRVNKGEKKNSDELAQKMAKLCDIYVNDAFGTAHRAEASTHGIAKFAPVACAGPLLAAELDALGKALHAPARPLLAIVAGSKVSSKLTILKALSDKVDNLIVGGGIANTFMKAVGLNVGKSLVEAELVEEAKAIIEIMAKRGAQVPIPVDVVCAKEFSPTAVATVKDVADVADDDMILDIGPKTAALLAQQIAAAGTIVWNGPVGVFEFDQFGNGTKTLALAIAESKAFSIAGGGDTLAAIAKYDITDKISYISTGGGAFLEFLEGKTLPAVEILMQRAA
- a CDS encoding YybH family protein, encoding MKRLKELNGSAAEVEAAFYDALHRADLEALMALWADDEEIVCIHPGGARLIGHAAIRASWETILAGGGLHIVPAQLHETHNLMSSVHTVIEGVTQEEGGPAHLLATNVYVKTPRGWRIVLHHASIAPGGAPADAAGTQILH
- a CDS encoding AzlD domain-containing protein; the encoded protein is MFDGIDLGGSDVWIAIAVLVVATAATRSTFWLIGHHITIPRRVGEMLRYAPACALAAIIAPDLLMEGQQVHLELSNLKLLSGIAATLFFVIRRNMLQTIVFGMLVFTGLRLLHVF
- a CDS encoding zinc-finger domain-containing protein, giving the protein MTKTTQPAVELDSKDLPAHCPNPAMPLWSSHPRVFLEFNKDGIAKCPYCGTAYTLKEGASAGHH